A stretch of Blautia liquoris DNA encodes these proteins:
- a CDS encoding isoprenyl transferase, with protein sequence MNVPNHVAIILDGNGRWARKKRMPRGYGHMVGCDNLEKICYTARDLGIKYLTVYAFSTENWKRSREEVDGLMNLFRRYLKRCIKSSRENEMCVRVIGETSVFDDDIQESIRTLEDYSKDYRKLYFQIALNYGGRDEILRAVSKLSADVRDGKQSADAITSDTFEAYLDTAGIPDPDLMIRTSGEQRLSNFLLWQLSYSEFYFTDVLWPDFNKEELVKAIRQYNNRDRRFGAVKGDPSCSQQD encoded by the coding sequence ATGAATGTGCCAAATCACGTGGCAATTATTCTTGATGGAAATGGGCGCTGGGCAAGGAAAAAAAGAATGCCCAGAGGTTATGGACATATGGTGGGATGCGATAACCTTGAGAAGATCTGCTACACCGCCAGAGATCTGGGAATCAAATATCTGACAGTGTATGCTTTTTCTACGGAGAACTGGAAGAGATCAAGGGAAGAAGTGGATGGTCTTATGAATCTTTTTCGCCGCTATCTGAAAAGATGTATCAAAAGTTCCAGGGAGAATGAGATGTGTGTCAGAGTTATTGGTGAAACGAGTGTTTTTGATGATGATATTCAGGAAAGCATCAGGACTCTGGAAGACTATTCGAAGGACTATCGTAAGCTTTATTTTCAGATTGCCTTAAACTACGGAGGGCGGGACGAGATCTTAAGAGCTGTATCAAAACTTTCAGCAGATGTCAGAGATGGAAAACAAAGTGCAGACGCAATTACATCTGATACGTTCGAGGCATATCTTGACACGGCAGGGATTCCCGATCCGGATCTGATGATCCGCACAAGCGGTGAACAACGTCTTTCGAATTTCTTGTTATGGCAGCTTTCCTATTCAGAATTTTATTTTACAGATGTTCTCTGGCCGGATTTCAACAAAGAGGAATTGGTCAAGGCTATTCGCCAATATAATAACAGAGACCGGAGATTTGGGGCGGTGAAAGGGGATCCATCATGTTCACAACAAGACTGA